In Odontesthes bonariensis isolate fOdoBon6 chromosome 6, fOdoBon6.hap1, whole genome shotgun sequence, one genomic interval encodes:
- the gle1 gene encoding mRNA export factor GLE1, translated as MPSEHRRWETLQALKNSRKGKINFDPLWSERGEDILAGCKETLSLSPHSGVVLERLGSLALQTSSFLDSSTRDSSPGLLEETLASVSSSGSFADLENRPATLSASPSLKNDRELAVNDEETDESPEADVSRASDQTSPPAISLLSPKAMETAGRIIRFKEEQREKAKLALRLRQETQEKLVVSVASAESEQLKRFEELMELKQRQEFQSMRDMMDRETKESLGRQEKLKEEQQHRKKILNLRLREAEQQRLREAELERQRQTDGRERVRALNTIQEEVLQLNQLLEPSTQTGTELPPASLSSYCARGNQLCSQVSEVVRKTAEGDFPSMEDMNVAERALHEMRALIRLIQEEAAKAQEKKKKDQQQEEERRKQVELQAQQEVQRKAEQAAKEKAQRKGLQNSAEDVTRKWYRELQEAAAQCAQSFEQLNSPKDAQTKKLKLELQKASSIPVSQISSNSGSQLREIFDKIDKLLSGRGVVSGGKSVSTSQHPQGLDFVSYKLAEKFVKQGEEEVASHHEAAFPIAVVASGIWELHPRVGDLILAHLHKKCPYTVPHYPPMKDGTPVEEYQRILGYRVDDSGVEGQDSFLKRMSGMIRLYAAVIQLRWPYGSKQGSVPHGLNHGWRWLAQMLNMEPLADITATLLFDFLEVCGNALMKQYQAQFWKVILLLKEEYFSRIEAVTSTGQMGSVIRLKQFLETSLQSRQISPPKGQLSSSFWRS; from the exons ATGCCTTCTGAACATCGACGATGGGAAACCTTACAGGCTTTAAAAAATTCACGAAAAGGAAAGATCAATTTCGACCCTTTATGGTCGGAAAGGGGCGAG GATATTTTGGCAGGTTGTAAAGAGACCCTCAGCTTGTCCCCACACTCCGGTGTCGTGTTGGAGCGTCTCGGCTCACTGGCCCTTCAGACTTCCTCGTTTCTGGACTCCAGCACCAGAGACTCCAGCCCTGGTCTTTTGGAGGAGACTCTGGCCTCGGTTTCGTCCTCGGGATCCTTCGCTGACCTCGAAAACAGACCCGCCACTCTTTCTGCTTCTCCTTCTCTAAAGAATGACCGCGAGCTG GCTGTTAATGATGAGGAGACGGATGAAAGTCCAGAGGCGGACGTCAGCAGAGCCTCCGATCAAACGTCACCGCCTGCCATTTCCCTGCTGTCGCCCAAAGCCATGGAGACAGCCGGCCGCATCATCAGATTCAAAGAGGAGCAGCGCGAAAAGGCCAAG CTGGCGCTCAGGCTGCGGCAGGAGACGCAGGAGAAGCTGGTGGTGTCGGTGGCGAGCGCCGAGTCGGAGCAGCTGAAACGCTTCgaggagctgatggagctgaagCAGCGGCAGGAGTTCCAGAGTATGAGGGACATGATGGACAGAGA AACTAAGGAGAGCCTGGGGCGCCAAGAGAAGCtgaaggaggagcagcagcacagaaagaag ATCCTGAACCTGCGTTTGAGGGAGGCGGAGCAGCAGCGCCTCCGGGAGGCGGAGCTGGAGCGGCAGAGGCAGACGGATGGCAGGGAGAGAGTTCGTGCTCTGAACACCATCCAGGAGGAGGTGCTGCAGCTCAACCAGCTGCTGGAGCCGTCCACCCAGACCGGCACCGAGCTGCCGCCTGCCAGCCTCAGCTCCTACTGCGCCCGCGGCAACCAGCTGTGCTCCCAGGTGTCCGAGGTGGTGAGGAAGACGGCAGAG GGAGACTTTCCCAGCATGGAGGACATGAACGTGGCAGAGCGAGCCCTCCACGAGATGAGGGCGCTGATCAGGCTGATCCAGGAGGAGGCGGCCAAGgcgcaagagaagaagaagaaggatcagcagcaggaggaggagcgcAGGAAGCAGGTGGAGCTGCAGGCCCAGCAGGAGGTGCAGAGAAAGGCGGAGCAGGCGGCCAAAGAAAAGGCTCAGAGGAAAG GGCTGCAGAACAGCGCTGAAGACGTCACCAGGAAATGGTACCGAGAGCTGCAGGAGGCGGCCGCTCAGTGCGCTCAGTCCTTCGAGCAGCTCAACTCTCCGAAAGACGCTCAG ACGAAGAAGCTGAAGCTGGAGCTCCAGAAAGCCTCCTCCATCCCCGTCAGTCAGATCTCCAGCAACTCCGGGTCGCAGCTCCGGGAAATCTTCGACAAGATCGACAAGCTGCTGTCGGGCCGGGGGGTGGTCTCCGGGGGGAAGTCGGTGTCCACCTCGCAGCACCCGCAGGGCCTGGACTTCGTCAGCTACAAACTGGCTGAAAAGTTTGTG AAACAAGGTGAGGAGGAGGTGGCGTCTCACCACGAAGCCGCCTTCCCCATCGCCGTGGTGGCCTCCGGCATCTGGGAGCTGCACCCTCGAGTGGGAGACCTCATCCTCGCTCACTTGCACAAGAAATGCCCGTACACGGTCCCACATTACCCCCCGATGAAGGACGGCACGCCCGTGGAGGAGTACCAGAG GATTCTCGGTTATCGTGTGGACGACTCCGGGGTCGAAGGTCAGGACAGTTTCCTGAAGAGGATGTCGGGGATGATCCGACTCTACGCcgctgtgatccagctgaggTGGCCCTACGGCTCAAAACAAGGG TCTGTTCCTCACGGCCTGAACCACGGCTGGCGCTGGTTAGCTCAGATGCTCAACATGGAGCCTCTGGCCGACATCACGGCAACGCTGCTCTTTGACTTTCTGGAG GTTTGTGGCAACGCCCTGATGAAGCAGTACCAGGCCCAGTTCTGGAAGGTCATCCTGCTCctgaaggaggagtacttctcCCG GATTGAAGCGGTGACCAGCACCGGGCAGATGGGCTCGGTCATCAGACTCAAGCAGTTTCTGGAG ACGTCGCTGCAAAGCCGACAGATCAGTCCGCCCAAAGGCCAGCTGAGCTCCAGCTTCTGGAGGTCGTGA